The genomic interval CGAAAACATGCACCCCACGGCTCTCGATTGCGGTGTCGCATTGTTGCACCCTCGGCGCCCTCAGACATCGATTCTTTCTGACACGGTCGTCGCGCTCGGGGTGACCCATTCGCCGATCCCGTTCAGCGATACCGGGCATTCCACCGACATCTTCTTTCTGATCTGCTCTTACGACGATTCTGTCCATCTTCGTACTCTTTCCACCTTGAGCCGACTGATCGCGAGCGACAATCTGCTCACCCAGCTACGCGCCGCTGGCTCAGCGGCCGAAGCTTGGGAGTGCATGCATGCTGCAGAAGAAGCATTGGAAACGGTCTGATTCAACACCACGAATGGATTCCATATGGCTAGCGGACAAAACACAACGACTGTGAATCGATTCGAGTCTTCTGAATCGGATGGCCTATCAACAAATGACACTCTGTTGTGGATCGGTCCCCATGAAACGGCGGAGTTTTGCGATGCGTTTGAGTTTTGTTCGGAGCACGCATCCCAGATCGCGGTCCGTTCCGACATCGAAGACGCGTTGCATCGAATGCCAGGCCAGCTTGGTGCCGTGCTCATCGCCTGCCCCGACGATTCTGCTTGCACCGCTCCATCGAACACGCCGCAATGGAGCCTGCTTAGCGAACTGGGCTGGCAACTGCCCATCGCTCCGCAGCGGTTTCTGATGATGGGCACCTTGTGCGCCGGACAGCGTCCCTCCGTTTCCGAATCGTTTGACGGTCAGACCTTTTACTGGCACGCGTGGAATCAGATCTTGCCGTTTCAACTGCAGCGATGCGGTGTTTCAGCGAAATCGGCATCGGGTCGAACGCCACACAGCCTTGCGATCGTCTCCGAAAGCCATGCGGCTGCGGACGCGTTGATGGAGGTGGTCGCCGATTCGGGTGCCAGCGTGGTGTGGTATCGCAACGAGCACCAGAACACCGGTCGAAACTTCGACGCCGTCTGGTGGGACGACTCCGCAGCCTCAAGTGCAACCGGCGCGATGTGGAATCTGCGAATGTCCGCCATGCGGTCCCCCAAGGCTCATCACGCCTGGATCACGTCGGCTCCCACGGCCAAGTCGATTCAGGACGCAAGACGCGGCGGCATCGATTGGGTGCTGAGTAAGCCGATGCGGATCGAAAGCCTACGCGCCCTGTTGGGATTGTCGGTATCATCGGGTCAGAAATCACAGCGACTAACCTCGCGTGCTGCCTGATTCGTCACGAGCTCTGGCGTTCCAGGGGCCTAGGGCAGCAGCTCGCCCGTCCTCCGTATCTGCTAGCCATGAATACCGTGTTGCCCGTCGTGATCGTTCTCACGCTTGTTGCCATCGCGGTGCTCTATGCCCTGACGCGATTTGATCGCGGCCGTAGTAACGCGTTGCTTCGGTTGGACTGGTTCGTGCCCATGCTGCGCCGATCAAAATCGGCCGACTCCCCGTCGCATTCAATTCCCGGTCGCGTGCTCCGTCGACTCGTCCCCGCGAGTTGGCAATCCAACCGCTCCACCAAACAACGCGGCAGATTTCGTAAAGCGTTGCGATGGCTCGGAATCACTTGGCTCGCCTCGCCCGTTCGCCGGATCGTGCAAAGCATTTGCTTGCTGAGTTTCCTGGTTCTGTTCCTGTACGTCTGCTGGCCGTACGATTCGCGGCCTGCCACGCCCGGCGAAGTGTCCGCGGGTTGGGCGATCAATGACATCGACCAGAACACGGGCGCGGTGCTACTTGTCTCGGACAAACCGAACTCGGACAACGCAAACTCGGACAACGCGGCGAAACAGACCGGTTTGCCAACTTGGCTTCAGCCATCAGACACGGGGGTCTTTCTCTTTGGTTCAGACTCACAGCCCATCGGACGGTTCACCATTGTGGACGGCTCCACCGACGGCGTGCGACTTGCACCGATCGGCGCGGTCACACCTGAGATGCTCGACGCGATGCTCTCTCCCCTGGCCGACTTTGCCATCCACGAGAAAGACTCCACGGCTTGGCCGTCACACTATGCGGACAACCTGAGTCGCAAAGAGATCATTCCCGCCGAGACGTTCTTGATCATTGATCCGCTCGTCAGTCTCTCGACCGCCATCGCGTCCAGGAGCTGGGTTTGGTCGCTCGTTTGCGCCGCCGCGATCTTGGTCGCGTGTTTGCTGATCCCTCGGGGATTCTGTGGCTATCTGTGCCCTTTGGGAACGACGATCGATCTGTTCGACTGGGCCATCGCAGGCAGAACCAAACGCTTTCGAGTACCCGACGATGGCTGGTGGGTGCACATCAAGTATTACTTGTTGGCCGGTACCTTGATCGCAGCCGTCTGTGGCGTACTTGTCTCTGGATTCTTTTCGGCGATCCCTGTGATCACGCGCGCGATGCTGTTTGCGGTGGACCCGCTGCAAACGGGGCTCACCCGCGGCTGGCACTTGATCCCGGCAATGAACTGGGGTCACGTGTTCTCTCTCGTGCTGTTCGCAGCAGTGCTGTGCCTCGGTTTCTTGCGGCCACGGTTTTGGTGCAAATACGTGTGTCCCAGCGGCGCGGTGTTTTCGCTGGGCAACCTGTTCCGAGCAACGGAGCGTAAAGTCGAGTCGTCTTGCATCAACTGCAACAAGTGCGTGGAGATCTGCCCGTTCGATGCGATCAAGCCTGATTTTACGACACGCACGACCGACTGCACGATGTGCCAAACGTGTGGAGGCGTCTGCCCGACGCACGCGATCAAGTTTGTTGAGCGAGGCAACTTGGTTCAGCTCAAGATCGCGGGCAGCCCGCCGACCAACGAAACGCCGCTCGGTCGCCGTGGCTTTCTGTCACTCGCTGCCGGGTCAACGGCAGCCGCTGTCGGCGGCGTGGGAGTTGCAGGTCTCACCAGGGGTTTTGGCGCCGATCTCGATTCGCCCGACGCATTGCACTTGGTACGTCCCCCCGGCAGCGTCCCAGAACGCGAGTTTCTGGACATGTGCATTCGCTGCGGTGAATGCTTCAAGGCCTGTCCAAACAATGTGTTGCAGGCGGAGGGATTTGAGCAAGGACTGGAGGGGCTGTGGGCGCCCATGGTCAACGCCGATTGGGCCGGTTGCGAGTCGAGCTGCAATGCTTGCGGACAAGTCTGCCCGACTGGCGCCATCCGCGCGCTGCCGATCGAGGAAAAACGTGTCGCGCGGATGGGGCTGGCTGAGGTCAACGAGAACACTTGTTTGCCGATGGCAGGACGCGAGGCCTGTGACTTGTGCGTCCAAGAATGCAACGCAGCCGGCTATCACGCGATCGAGTACACGCAGGTGGGCATCGAACTGGATGCCAATGGCCAACCGGTCGAAGGCACTGGGTTCTTGGCACCGCTCGTGATGCCCGACCTTTGCGTCGGCTGTGGTCTGTGCCAAACCCGATGCGTCGCGATCAACGTCAAGGACAAAGGCCTGCTCTCGGAATCAGCGATCGTCGTGGCGGCCGGCCCAGGAAAAGAAGACCGACTGATGACGGGGTCCTATCTGCAACTGAGGCAACTGGAAAGTCCCAACGACAAGGCGACGAATCAAGCGGAGGAGAGAGAACCGATTGAGCGCGAGATCGTATCAGAAGAAGATCCTTTCGGCCTCGACCCATTCTGAGCCGTCTGCACATGTACCCGGATGATTGTCGCATCGACAATTCCGTCGTTGGCCTGGATTCATTCATTGCTTCCGTCGGGCTTGCCCCGGACTGGTCAAAGATTAGTGTTGACACTGCAATTTTTGTCAATGTTTTTGTTCCACCTGTCGCAATCAAAGTGAGCCTCAGGCGCTAGCCGTGGGCCTGTCGCAATCAAAGTGAGCCTCAGGCGCTAGCCGTGGGCCGGCACCACAATCCGCCTAGGCCCTGTCGCAATCAAAGTGAGCCTCAGGCGCTAGCCGCGGGCCGGCACCACAATCCGCCTAGGCCCTGTCGCAATCAAAGTGAGCCTCAGGCGCTAGCCGTGGGCCGGCACCACAATCCGCCTAGGCCCTGTCGCAATCAAAGTGAGCCTCAGGCGCTAGCCGTGGGCCGGCACCACAATCCGCCTAGGCCCTGTCGCAATCAAAGTGAGCCTCAGGCGCTAGCCGTGGGCCGGCACCACAATCCGCCTAGGCCCACGGCTAGCGCCTGAGGCTCACTGGGGACACCAGCTGCGCCGGCAGTAGGGACATGAACACGGGTAGCCGTCACTTGTTTCCTCCGCCGAGGCATGCTCGACGGAAGGAGCTTCGCGGAACTGAAATCCATGTTACCCGCCAAACTTCAGGCAGCTTCCGGCTGGCCTGGATTTTTCATCAGCCGGCACGCGATAGAGAGCGTCCCGCGTAGAACGCATGGTTTCACGTTGAATTTCAAGCAAAATACCAGCACGACGCGCAAGCGAGTGAATAGAAGCACAAACAGACGATTCACTCGCTTGCGCTTCGAGCTAGTAAAGACGAGAAAAATGACTGTGCGATCAACTTTCTAAGCGGGACGCTCTCGATAGCGTACCGCATAGCATGATTGTGTTGTCGCACGCTGGGTGGTGCCATAGGCCCTGAGCCGGTGGCCGTCAGGCCACGGGTTACGCACTGAAGTGGATGCTTGGCACGTGTAAGATCCGGCCGCTCACGCGTCGCGGCTCACGGCGTTTGGTAGCGTCTTCCGCTTGGATAGATTGAGGATGGGCACTCTTGCCCGTCTGTGTGTTGAATGTCGGCCAAGAGTGGCCAACCTACGACTAAATTATCAAGCCGTTACGACCCACCGACTCACCCTTGCGTTCCCAATTTCAACTCAACCAACCTTCTGCGGCGAGTTCAGCGACAAGTTACGATAGGGCCATGCCACGTTCTCTGCTCCTCGCACTTATCGTCCTCGTCGCCGCTCCGATGGTCTTGCTCGGCTGGCTGACGACCTCGACGATGCGCACTCGACGGGAACAAGCCGAACGGAATCTGGCAGGTTTGTTGTCACAACGACTGAACGAATTCGACGAAGAAATCCAGCAGCGGTTTGATCGTTACGTCCGTGATTTGAGCAAAACGCTCTCATCGCGGTCAAACGCCATTGCGCTGCTAAAGGACATGCAGCGCAGCGAACCGATCCTTCGCACTGGGATCTTTGTCAGCGCCGACGGATTGATGCTGTTTCCACAACGGCCAAATGAAGCAGACGCGGACGCATTGCTCTTGTACTCGGCCCTCTCGGCAATGGTCGACGCCAGACCCAAGTCCAAAGCGGCGGAGTCCTCCTACGATGTGACCTCTGGATCGCCACAAGCCACCAGCGACGGCAAAGGCAAAGTGGTCAAAAATGGTCGCTCACGATCGTTTGATCCAACGCAAGAGGACGCAACGCAAGAGATTGCGGATCGCGTATTGCAAAGCAAAGGCGGCGCAAGCGCGATGCAGAGAACTGCACCGGTGAGCATCGAAAATGATCATCAGTGGCAAGTATGGTACATGGACGAGGGAGCACAGTTGGTGCTTTGGTTCGGCCGCACCGACGGGTCCGCAGTGGGTTTGTTGCTAGAACGTTCTCGCTGGATGTCGGACTTGATATCGATTTTACCCGATTCCATTTCCTCTGACGCAGAATCAGATGATCAATCGCCGGGACGCTCCAGTGGGTTCACGGCATTGGTCGATGAAACCCAGCGGATCGTTTATCGCTGGGGTGACGACATCGACGCAACGACCCAGCCAACTGTTTCTCGCGACGTCTCACCGCCACTGTCCAGTTGGCAGCTTCAATACCACGCGGCCGGTGAACTGCTGCCGTCTGAATCTCCGGTCTCGACCCTATCCTCGCTTGCCGCCGTCGCGATCCTCTTGTTGTCGTTGGGGGCCTATGTGCTAACATCAGTGCAACGCCAGATGGCGTCGGCACGTAGTCGAGTCAACTTTGCCGGACAAGTCTCCCATGAACTGCGTACACCGCTGACAAACATTCGCCTCTACACAGAGCTGGCGGAATCGGATTTGCAAAAGCTATCCCACGATGAATCGCGTGAATCGATCGGCCGTCGACTGGCCGTGATCGATCGCGAAAGCCGTCGTTTACAGCGACTCGTCTCCGGTGTCCTGGAAATGATTCGTGACAGCGGTCACCGAAGTGGTGTGCGTCGGGTATTGGTGAATCCCAACGAACTGATCCAGCAAGCGATCGAACAGTTTGAACCAGGTTTTGCAGCAGTCGGCATTTCGATCCAGCAGGACATTCAGTCAGACTCGCAAGTCATGATCGATCCGGATGTCTTTGAGATGATTCTCGTCAACTTGCTCAGCAACGTTGAGAAATACGCGGGGGCGGCAAACGGAATTGCCGCGGGGCAATGCAGGATCACCTCACGGATCGTGTCGGATCAACTTGTGGTCACGGTTTCCGACGACGGACCAGGCATCGCGCCGTCAAGCCACCGCCGTGTCTTTCAACCCTTCTCCCGACTGGACGATAGTATCAACGCACCCAGCGGGACAGGAATTGGATTGACGATCGCTCGTCGCGCCGCCGAACGACACTCCGGCGAGTTAAAACTTGTGCCCAGCGATCGAGGTGCAACATTCGAATTCAGATTACCCATTGAACAATAGCCAACGATGACGCTACGGATCTTGATTGCCGAAGACGATCGGAACACGCGTGCCGCGCTAGCAGAAGTCCTGCGGGGTGAAGGATACGAGGTTACCGAAGCAGCCGATGGCCGCCACGCGAAGGACTTGTTCGACGCCAAGACACCCGACATCGCGTGCTTGGACGTCATGATGCCAGGCTTAAGCGGTTTTGACTTGTGCAGACACTTTCGTCAGACCGCTCCCACCATGCCGATCTTGTTCATCACGGCAAAGAGTGAAGAGATCGACAAAGTCGTCGGGCTGGAACTTGGCGGCGACGACTACATCGTCAAACCGTTCGGGACCAAGGAAGTCATTGCACGAATTCGAGCGGTGACTCGACGCTGCGTCCCCGCAGACGATTTCACTCCATGCGGTTTCGGCACCGACGAATTCGACATGCACGATCTGCACGTGATCCCCAAAGAATACCGGGCTCGACGCGGAACGGAGACCATCTCGTTGACGCCGCGAGAATTACGGATCCTGCAGTGTTTGGCGGATCGGCCCGGCGAAGTCATCCCGCGGAGCGATCTGTTTCGTCAAGCTTGGGAGGACGACCACGTGCCCAACAGCCGAACGATCGATCAAACGATCAGCCAACTCCGCAAACGCATCGAGCGGAACCCAAAATCACCCGAAATCATCGAGACCGTGTACGGCGTCGGCTACCGCTTTCAGCCAGCCTCGTCCTCGCCAAAATTCTGAAATCCTGAACGTCACGTCATAAACCCTAAAATCGGCATGACAACAGCGTTCGTGTGACTATTCTGTAACGTTGCCCGTCATGTCCCTCCTGGAACATCCCGGTTTCGTTTTGCGACTCATTGAATTCCCCCCCGGTCCCTGATGTCACGCACCGCCTTTCAACTCATCGTTCTGTCGGCCCTGCTTGCGACGCTGGCCAACTGGCATCATGCGCATGCCGAGGTGATCGTTCAGATCGGAAATGGAACCGTCACGCCAGGCGGAACGATCACGCTGGATGTCATGATTTCCGGTACGGCCCCAGAAGACCTCGCAGAGTACGACGTGATCTTTGATGTCACCTCGATCGCTTCCCAAGCCGGTACCGCGTTGGAATTGGCTGCGTTGCAAAACGAGTCGTTCTTGCTCGATCCCAACTATGTTTTCTTTGGAACCGATGACGGCATGGGGGCTCCCGATCCGACGGCCAGCGCTGCCGTGTTCGACGGAGTCCCCGCGACAGCCATTGCATCACCGACACGATTACAAGTCGTTGATTTGGCAGTCGACGCAGCCGGCGACTTGAGCTTTGTCACAGTGGACACGCCTCGACTCTTGACTCAAATCGAGTTGGTTCACAACCTCGGTGCCGTCGACCCCGCGTTGACAGTGGGCAACACGTTCGATGTCTCATTGGACTT from Stieleria varia carries:
- a CDS encoding 4Fe-4S binding protein, with the protein product MNTVLPVVIVLTLVAIAVLYALTRFDRGRSNALLRLDWFVPMLRRSKSADSPSHSIPGRVLRRLVPASWQSNRSTKQRGRFRKALRWLGITWLASPVRRIVQSICLLSFLVLFLYVCWPYDSRPATPGEVSAGWAINDIDQNTGAVLLVSDKPNSDNANSDNAAKQTGLPTWLQPSDTGVFLFGSDSQPIGRFTIVDGSTDGVRLAPIGAVTPEMLDAMLSPLADFAIHEKDSTAWPSHYADNLSRKEIIPAETFLIIDPLVSLSTAIASRSWVWSLVCAAAILVACLLIPRGFCGYLCPLGTTIDLFDWAIAGRTKRFRVPDDGWWVHIKYYLLAGTLIAAVCGVLVSGFFSAIPVITRAMLFAVDPLQTGLTRGWHLIPAMNWGHVFSLVLFAAVLCLGFLRPRFWCKYVCPSGAVFSLGNLFRATERKVESSCINCNKCVEICPFDAIKPDFTTRTTDCTMCQTCGGVCPTHAIKFVERGNLVQLKIAGSPPTNETPLGRRGFLSLAAGSTAAAVGGVGVAGLTRGFGADLDSPDALHLVRPPGSVPEREFLDMCIRCGECFKACPNNVLQAEGFEQGLEGLWAPMVNADWAGCESSCNACGQVCPTGAIRALPIEEKRVARMGLAEVNENTCLPMAGREACDLCVQECNAAGYHAIEYTQVGIELDANGQPVEGTGFLAPLVMPDLCVGCGLCQTRCVAINVKDKGLLSESAIVVAAGPGKEDRLMTGSYLQLRQLESPNDKATNQAEEREPIEREIVSEEDPFGLDPF
- a CDS encoding sensor histidine kinase: MPRSLLLALIVLVAAPMVLLGWLTTSTMRTRREQAERNLAGLLSQRLNEFDEEIQQRFDRYVRDLSKTLSSRSNAIALLKDMQRSEPILRTGIFVSADGLMLFPQRPNEADADALLLYSALSAMVDARPKSKAAESSYDVTSGSPQATSDGKGKVVKNGRSRSFDPTQEDATQEIADRVLQSKGGASAMQRTAPVSIENDHQWQVWYMDEGAQLVLWFGRTDGSAVGLLLERSRWMSDLISILPDSISSDAESDDQSPGRSSGFTALVDETQRIVYRWGDDIDATTQPTVSRDVSPPLSSWQLQYHAAGELLPSESPVSTLSSLAAVAILLLSLGAYVLTSVQRQMASARSRVNFAGQVSHELRTPLTNIRLYTELAESDLQKLSHDESRESIGRRLAVIDRESRRLQRLVSGVLEMIRDSGHRSGVRRVLVNPNELIQQAIEQFEPGFAAVGISIQQDIQSDSQVMIDPDVFEMILVNLLSNVEKYAGAANGIAAGQCRITSRIVSDQLVVTVSDDGPGIAPSSHRRVFQPFSRLDDSINAPSGTGIGLTIARRAAERHSGELKLVPSDRGATFEFRLPIEQ
- a CDS encoding response regulator transcription factor, with amino-acid sequence MTLRILIAEDDRNTRAALAEVLRGEGYEVTEAADGRHAKDLFDAKTPDIACLDVMMPGLSGFDLCRHFRQTAPTMPILFITAKSEEIDKVVGLELGGDDYIVKPFGTKEVIARIRAVTRRCVPADDFTPCGFGTDEFDMHDLHVIPKEYRARRGTETISLTPRELRILQCLADRPGEVIPRSDLFRQAWEDDHVPNSRTIDQTISQLRKRIERNPKSPEIIETVYGVGYRFQPASSSPKF
- a CDS encoding PEP-CTERM sorting domain-containing protein (PEP-CTERM proteins occur, often in large numbers, in the proteomes of bacteria that also encode an exosortase, a predicted intramembrane cysteine proteinase. The presence of a PEP-CTERM domain at a protein's C-terminus predicts cleavage within the sorting domain, followed by covalent anchoring to some some component of the (usually Gram-negative) cell surface. Many PEP-CTERM proteins exhibit an unusual sequence composition that includes large numbers of potential glycosylation sites. Expression of one such protein has been shown restore the ability of a bacterium to form floc, a type of biofilm.); translation: MSRTAFQLIVLSALLATLANWHHAHAEVIVQIGNGTVTPGGTITLDVMISGTAPEDLAEYDVIFDVTSIASQAGTALELAALQNESFLLDPNYVFFGTDDGMGAPDPTASAAVFDGVPATAIASPTRLQVVDLAVDAAGDLSFVTVDTPRLLTQIELVHNLGAVDPALTVGNTFDVSLDLFLEPFFFDFDGFEINVDSSISGTVTVVAAVPEPSTAFALAAMLIVPLSIRRRKRLRC